DNA sequence from the Thermoanaerobaculia bacterium genome:
ACGACGAGAAGGAGTATCGCCGCGGCCGCGACCGCCCGAGGCGACGTTTTCGCCTTTTCCTCTTCTTCCTCCCCCCGTTCGGCCATGGCGCCGATCTTACGCCGGCGCCCCCGGTCCTCGAAGACGCCCCGCCCGTGCTGACCCCCATCGGCCACGTCGCGCAGATTTTCGAGCGGATCCCGTTCTGGGCGCTCCTCGTCTACGACCTCCTCGTCCTCGCGGTCATCGCGCTCGCGATCGTGCGGCGTCGCGGTTTCGCGAGCACGCTCGCCTGGATCTTCGCGATCATCGCTCTGCCGGGAGCGGGGGTCGTCGCCTATCTCCTCCTCGCCAACCCGCACGTCGCCCGCACGCGCCGGGCGAAGCGGCGCGCCACGCTGAAGGTCCGGCAGCGCCGCGGCCGGGGCGCGAGCGGTGCCGCAGGGGAAGGCCGGCTCACTCCGGCCGAGCGGTCCGTGCTGCGCCTCGCGGAACGCCTTTCCGACATCGCTCCCGAGGCCGGGAACCGCGTGTCGCTCGCGTCGAGCAACGAAGAGGCGTCGCTCCGCGTGACCGAAGGGATCGCGGCGGCCCGGCGGTCGATCTGGGCCGAGTACTACATGGTCAAGAACGACACGACGGGCCGGCAGTTCCTGGACCTCCTCGCGCGGCGTGCGCGCGAGGGCCTCGACGTTCGCTTCCTGTACGACGCCGTCGGGTCGTGGGGGATCGACGCGGGGGCGCTCGAAACGCTTCGGAAGGCCGGCGGGCACGTCGAAGTCTTCCTTCCCATCAACCCGCTCCGGCGCCGCTGGGCGGTTCATCTTCGCAACCACCGGAAGATCCTCGTCCTCGACGGCGCCGTGGCGATGACCGGCGGGATGAACATCGGAGACGAATACTCCGGGCATCGCGGACGCCGCGCGGTCCGGGCGTGGCGCGACACGCTCCTCGTCCTCGAAGGGCCCGCCGCCGGCGCGCTCGCGGAGGTCTTCGCCGAGGACTGGTCCTTCGCGACGGGGACGGAGGAGATCCTCGACGCCCCGCGCCAGGCGGAAGCGGAGAGCGGCGGCAGCCTGGTGTCGATCCTTCCGAGCGGACCCGACCAGGAGGCCAACGCGGCCCGGCTCGCGTACTTCGCGGGGATCACGTCGGCGGTCTCCCGCTGCTGGATCGCGAGCCCTTATTTCATTCCGGACGGCCCGACGAACCGGGCGCTCGTCACCGCGGCGCTGCGGGGCGTCGACGTCCGGATCCTCCTCCCCGAGAAGAACGACGTCACCCTCATGGGGCCCGCGGGCCGTTCCTACTACAACGCGCTCGTGAAGGCCGGCGCGCGAATTTTCGAGTACCGCCCCGCGATGCTCCATTCCAAGTCGATGTCGGTGGACGGCCGCTGGTGCCTGATCGGATCGGCCAACGTCGACGTCCGGAGCTTCTGGCTCAACTTCGAGATCAGCGCGCTCATCTTCGACACGAAGTTCGCCGCGGCCGTGGAGTCGCAGTTCGAGAGGGACCTCGCCCAGAGCCGGGAGATCACGCCGGAGATCCTTTCCGCGAGGGGGGTGTGGGCGGCGCTGGGGGAAGGCGTGGCGCGGTTGATGTCTCCTCTCTTGTAGGGCTGGCGCGGCGATCCTCCTTCGCTCTGGCGAGCTTCGGAGGATTGCCCGTGAGATCCGCCGTAGCCTTGGCGAAGGCGGACGCATCGAGCCGGCCGGGCGCGTGTCCGTCGCGGAGCGCGTGACGGCGGCGCGGCTCGGAGCCTCATCCGGCGGCCTGCGGCCGCCACCTTCTCCCGCCGGGAGAAGTCGCGTTGCGGCTCGCTTTGCTCGCGGCCCTGTGTGACTCGACGGCGACGCCGCCACCCCCTTCGCCGACGCTCGCGCTCCCGCATCCGGAGCTTTCGCCTCGGTGACTTCGGGCGAAAGCTTTCCGCGATGCGAAGGGCCCGGAGCATCTGGGTCACCAACCAATGCCAACTCGGCCGACCCGCATTCCGGCGGGCTCGCGCCTCGCCGCGCCCGAAGAACCCGAGGCGCGCCTGCTCTTCGAGCGTCGGTGGGGGGCCGCCGTCTCCCGCGTCCCGCTCCGTTTCGTATTTCAATTTCGGATTTCGGATTTCGGATTTCGGATTTCGAGTTTCGGATTTCGAGTTTCGCACTACGGCGTGGATTCCATCCACCGGATGCACTCTTCCAATGACGCCCGCATCTCGTCCGGCGGCGCGTGGCGGACGCGTCCGTGTCCCGGCAGCACCCACGAGAACGGCCATTCGCGCAGGCGCTTCATCGACTCGATCTGCTCTTTCCAGGAGTACCAGCAGGCGTCCCGGAATGCGGTGAGCCGGTTGCGCCGCGGCGACCAGGCGAGGTGGTCGCCGGTGAAGAGGTACGCGCCGCGGTAGGAGAGCACCGCGTGGCCGCGCGTGTGACCGGGCGTCGGGATCGCGACGAGGTCCGGCCCGATCGCGACCGGATCGACCCCGCTCCACGCCTCCTCGACCCCGATCCGCGCGCCGCCGTCGTCGGCCCGGAGCCAACGCCGGCAGCCGAACCGGTCGGCGAAACGCGCGTGGTCGGCGACGTCGTCGCGGTGGGTGAGGAAGAGCGTCGAGACGCCTCCCATCTCCTCGAGCGCGCGGACGAGCGGGGCGGCGAACCGCGGAGAATCGACGAGGACGTTGCCTCCCTCCGCGGCGGGCCGGCGGATCAGCCAGCTCCACGCGCCGAAGCTCGATTCCGACGTGAATCCGCAGAAATACACGTTTTCCGAGATCCGCTCGGGGAACGCCTCGATCCCGATCCGCCGCGGCCGCGAGCGCGGGGCGCCGATCGAGCCGGTCGGGCACGCGACGAGAGCCATCATCGCCCGCCGCTCCTCTTCCGGATCGCCGGGCTGACGCCGGACGCTCGAGGCCCCGCCGTGGTCGCGGAAGATCGCGGGCGCGATCTGCCGGCAGGCGTCGCAGTCGATGCAGGTCTCGTCGACGAAGAAATCGCCGGGGGCGTTCTGGGGAAGGCGCAGCGATTCGCGGGCCATGACCCGATCAACGCGGGAGCGGCGGCCTGAATTTCCGCGTCCCGGGAAAGCGCCGGCCTAAAGGAGATGCTCCCGGTCCGCGGCCGTCCGGTGCTCCGGTATCCCGGTCGTCTGCTTCTCCCATGCGCTCGTCTGCCAGTTCGCGGCGTGCCCCGGGTCCGACCATCCCGGGATCGGCATCATCAGGCGCGCTCCGAGCGCGTGGACGTACGGCTCGTACGCGCGCACGATCTTCCGAAGATTCTCCTCGGCGGCGTCGCGCGCGCAGAGCGGGACGCCCGCCGACCGGAGCTCCGTTCGGATCTGCGCGAGCGCCTCGGGAGGGAGCCGGTCGGGCGCGGCGGGATCGGGAGGGACGTGCAGGACCTGCGAGAGGTCGACGACCGCGTGGCGCGCGATCGCGTACGTCAGACGCCCCTGCCACGCGATGTCCCCCTCGGCGTGGGCGACGAGGAGCGCGCAGGTGTCGAGGATCGCCGTCAGCGCCGCGAGCCACGACTGATTGTCGTGCTGGGAGCGGTAATAGCAGAGCACGGGATACGAGAGGTGGCTTTCCATCAGCTCGGCCGTCCACGCCTCCCAGTCGCGCAGGAACGCCGCGAGCGAGCCGATGTGCTCGGGACGGCCGTATCGCGACAGGAGTTCCCGTGCGGTGGGGGGCGATCCCGCCCGCGCGTCGAGGAGCGAGATGTTCGTTTCGCGCCGCGAGAACGCCTGGTAGATGACCGGCAGGTACCCGATCATGAGCGCGAGGAACCCGAAGCCGACGCCGGCCTCGAACACGGTCACGACGCGCCCCGCCGTCGCGGAGGGCGTCACGTCGCCCAGCCCGAGCGTGAAGAACGTCGTTCCGCTCAAGTACAGGTCCACCCCGAAATCGCCGGAGACGCTCCGCGCGGCCGCGTGGAGCAGAGCGAATCCGAATACGAGGCCGAGCGCCCAGCAGCCGACGAGCATCAGGAGCGAGAGCGGTCCGAACGCCGACAGGAGGGCCTGGCGCGCCTTTCCCTGCGGCATCCGCCGCGCGACTGCCGCCCACGGCCTCCAAGTCGCCGCGTAGAAGAGGCGCGTCAGACGGAGCCGGCGGGTCACCCGGCGGGGGAGCACGATCGCTTCGAACGAGTCCCACAGGACGACGAGAACGACGATCGCGCCGGCGACGGCCTCGAACGGCTTCATTCGGGCGGCCCGCCTCCCTCCAGCGCCTCCGCGCCGGGAGAACCTCCGTCGCCGGTCGTCGTGCTCCCGCGATTCCGCGCCTTCACGGGCGCGATCTTACGACGAGGGAGGCTCGGAGCCCCGCAACCGCGCCGCCAGTTCGGCGAGGCCGTCGGCGAGAAAGCGCCGGAGCTCGTCTCCCGACGAGCGCTGCCGATCGAAGTCTTCGCGGGCTCGCCGCACGGTTTCCTCGACCTCGGCGGCCGCCCGGCGGCGGTTCTCTTCGCCCTCGTCCCGGAGCGCCCGCAGCCGCTCTTCGAGCTCGAGGAGCGAGCGCTTTCCCGCCTCGCGGTCGGAAGCGGCGTGCGCGCTCTGTTCGTCGACCAGCCGCTCGAGGCGCGCGAGCCGCGATTCCTGATCGACGACGAGCTGGCTGAATTTCTCCTCGGTCTCCTGGATGCGGAACCCGAGCCTTTCGATGGCCGCCGCCGTCGAGAGCGTTTCGCGGCTGACCTGCGCGACGAGCTCCATCTCGCGGCCGGAGCCCTCGGCGAGAGACTGCCGCACCTCCGTGACCGATTTCCGCAGATCGGCGATCTGTCCCTCGGACGCGAGACGGACGTTCGCCCAGTCCGTGCGCAGGAGGTCGACGTCCTTCGCCCATCCCCGCGCACGCTCGACGGTCCCGAGCCGCGCGTCGAGCGACGAGAGCTGCGCCGCGGTTCCTTCGTGAGAGGCGAGGCCCGTTTCGACGCCCGCGATCCTCTCTTCGAGCGTCGCCAGGGCGGCGAGCTTCTCTTCGGCGGCCGAAAGGCGGTCGCCCCACGTCGAAGCGACGGCGAGCTGGATCATCCGGTCGAGCCTCTCCGCGGCGGCGTCCGAAGCGGACGACGAGCCGCCCGGGGCGGCCGGCTCCGCGGGAACGCGCTCGGGGGCCCCCGCCGCCTCCTCGGCCGGCGGCGCGGATTCCACCGCTTCAGCGGACACGGCCGCGTCGCGAACGGGGAACGTCATCGGCGCCGTGATCTCGGTCTCCGGTACGGCGAGCGGTTCGGGCGTTGCGAAGGCGGCCGGGCTCGCGCGGTCCGCCGACACCGGAAATTCCATCGGCGCGGGCGCCCCCGCCGGCCGCCGCTCGAAGAACGCGGGGTTCGTGTCCTCGGTGACCCCGGCAGGTTCCGGCGAGGGGGGGAACGTTTCGAACACGACGGCGTCGTCGCGGGCGCGCTCCGGCGCGGCCGGAGCGGCGGCTTCCTCCTCGTCGAAGGCGAAAGGCGGCGCGGGGGATGGGGGCGGCTCCGAGACCGTCACCGCCGCGGGCACCGCGACCGGCCGGACGAGCGTGGGTATGGCCCGCGTGATGCCGGCGTCTTCCGGCTCGGGGAAAGCGAGAGGCTCCGGGCCGGCGGAGCGATGCGTCGGAGCCCCGGGCTCGGGCGCGAGAGCGCTCTTGCCGTGCACGATCGAGCTCTTCCAGGCGGAGAGATTCTCGGTCTCCGTCGGCGCCGGGCGCGCGGCTTTCGGCGTCCCCTTTTTCTGGAGCCGGCGCAAAATGTCGACGAACGTCAGCTTCGAGATGAGCTTGAACGTCTCGACGACGCCCTTGCCTTCCGAGGCCACGGCCTCGATGAAGGGAAAGCCGGCGAGGCCGAGCCCCTCCTGCAGCGCGTCGATCGCGAGCACGTCGGGGAGGTCGCGCTTGTTGAACTGCACCGCAAACGGGATCGTGGCCGGGTCGATCCCCTCTTCCTTCAGGTTGTCCCGGAGG
Encoded proteins:
- a CDS encoding MBL fold metallo-hydrolase, with protein sequence MARESLRLPQNAPGDFFVDETCIDCDACRQIAPAIFRDHGGASSVRRQPGDPEEERRAMMALVACPTGSIGAPRSRPRRIGIEAFPERISENVYFCGFTSESSFGAWSWLIRRPAAEGGNVLVDSPRFAAPLVRALEEMGGVSTLFLTHRDDVADHARFADRFGCRRWLRADDGGARIGVEEAWSGVDPVAIGPDLVAIPTPGHTRGHAVLSYRGAYLFTGDHLAWSPRRNRLTAFRDACWYSWKEQIESMKRLREWPFSWVLPGHGRVRHAPPDEMRASLEECIRWMESTP
- the cls gene encoding cardiolipin synthase — encoded protein: MLTPIGHVAQIFERIPFWALLVYDLLVLAVIALAIVRRRGFASTLAWIFAIIALPGAGVVAYLLLANPHVARTRRAKRRATLKVRQRRGRGASGAAGEGRLTPAERSVLRLAERLSDIAPEAGNRVSLASSNEEASLRVTEGIAAARRSIWAEYYMVKNDTTGRQFLDLLARRAREGLDVRFLYDAVGSWGIDAGALETLRKAGGHVEVFLPINPLRRRWAVHLRNHRKILVLDGAVAMTGGMNIGDEYSGHRGRRAVRAWRDTLLVLEGPAAGALAEVFAEDWSFATGTEEILDAPRQAEAESGGSLVSILPSGPDQEANAARLAYFAGITSAVSRCWIASPYFIPDGPTNRALVTAALRGVDVRILLPEKNDVTLMGPAGRSYYNALVKAGARIFEYRPAMLHSKSMSVDGRWCLIGSANVDVRSFWLNFEISALIFDTKFAAAVESQFERDLAQSREITPEILSARGVWAALGEGVARLMSPLL
- a CDS encoding potassium channel family protein, which encodes MKPFEAVAGAIVVLVVLWDSFEAIVLPRRVTRRLRLTRLFYAATWRPWAAVARRMPQGKARQALLSAFGPLSLLMLVGCWALGLVFGFALLHAAARSVSGDFGVDLYLSGTTFFTLGLGDVTPSATAGRVVTVFEAGVGFGFLALMIGYLPVIYQAFSRRETNISLLDARAGSPPTARELLSRYGRPEHIGSLAAFLRDWEAWTAELMESHLSYPVLCYYRSQHDNQSWLAALTAILDTCALLVAHAEGDIAWQGRLTYAIARHAVVDLSQVLHVPPDPAAPDRLPPEALAQIRTELRSAGVPLCARDAAEENLRKIVRAYEPYVHALGARLMMPIPGWSDPGHAANWQTSAWEKQTTGIPEHRTAADREHLL